CTCCTCGAGGGCGGCGGCGAGCACGCCCGGGCTCCGCTCGGGCGCGGCCAGGGCGGCGCAGGTGGCGTCGAGGGCGGCGGTGAGGTCGCCGTCGCTGCGGGCGGCCACGCTCCGGGCCACGAGGACGAGGGCCGAGACGTCGTCCACGTTGGCGATGTCGGTGGTGATCTCCAGCACCCGGTCGTGCTCGCCGTTGCCGAGGAGGGTGGCGGCCAGGGCCAGGCGCACGGCGGGGTGGGCCGGCAGGGCCCGCAGCACGGCCACCGCGTCCTGGGGGCGCCCGCTGCTCGAGTGCATGTCGGCCAGCAGCAGGCCCAGCCCGACCCGGGAGACGGGCACGAGGGCGGGGGCGCTGGGGGCCAGGGGCACCAGCACGTGGAGGTCGGGGAAGTGGCGACGGAGGACCTTGGGCGCGCTCGGGTCGGCCACCTCGCGCAGGATGGCGGCGGTGAGGTCGACGGCGGCGCCCCGGTCGACGGCCCCCAGGCGCCCGACGGTGAGGATGCGGGCCGCGTCGTGGGCCGCACCCCCCTCGGCGCTGAGGCGGAGGAGGCCGTCGAGGTCGTCGGCGGCCACCGCGGCCACGAGGGCGCGCTCGGCGCGCGGTGCCACCGGCGACAGCCGGGCCCGGCCGGCGGCGACGTGCGGGTCGATGGGGCCGTCGGCGGCCAGCACCCACATCCGCCAGGCCGAGTCGGGCAGGGACGGGGGCGGCTGGCCGGGCGCGCCGAGCAGCAGGTGCACCTGGCCCGTGTGGTCCATCCAGTCGCCTCCTCGGGGTGCGTCGGGTCGCGGCGCGGTCGGGGACCGCGGCCTCGCGTCCTCCATCGGCGGCTGCGCCGCCAGATCCAGTCCCCGGGACGACGATTCCGGGTCGGGGCCGGGCCGGGGGACTAGGTTCCCCGGCCGGGAGCGGCGCAGGTGGCGCCCGGTGAGATGGGGGAACCATGTCGGAGGTCTCGGGGATGGGTCGGTCGCGCCGCGCGGCGACGCTGGTGGCGGCCCTCGGGCTGGCCCTGACCGGGGTGGTCGCCCTCGCCCCCGCACCGGCGGGCGCGGCCGGGCCCCCGCCGCCCACCCCCACCCCGGCGCGGGTGGGGCCGCCAACCTCCATGGCCGCGCTGGGCGACTCGATCACCCAGGCCACCGGGACGGGCCAGCTGGCCGAGGAGAACCCCAAGAACTCGTGGTCGACGGGCTGGGAGGTCAGCAGCGTGCGGGCCCGGCTGGGGATCCCGACGGGGTCGGCCCAGAACCTCTCGGCCAACGGGGCCCGGATGGGCGACGCCGACGCCCAGGTCCTCACCGGTCGCGACGGGCAGGCCCTCCGACCGGGGACCCAGTACGTGACCATCGAGATGGGGGGCAACGACCTCTGCCGCGACTCGGTGGCGGAGATGACCTCGACCGCGACCTACCGGACCCAGCTGGAGCAGGCCCTGGCCGCCATCCGCAGCCGGGCCCCCGAGGCCCTGGTGCACGTGATGAGCGTGCCCGACATCTACAACCTCTGGTACATCCGGGGCGCCCCCCAGAACGGCACCTACCACCCCGAGCCCGAGAGCGACCAGGCCGGGGGGCTCAACGGGGCCCGCTTCTACTGGGGCCAGAGCTTCTTCCCGTGCCGCTCCCTGCTGGCCGAGCCCGACAGCTACTCCCAGGCCGACCGGGCCCGCCGGGCCGCCGTCCGCCAGCGCACCATGGACTACAACGCCGCCCTCCGGGCCGAGTGCGCCGAGTGGCTGCGGTGCCGGTACGACGACGACCGCCTCTTCGACCTGACCTCGAACCGGGCCAGCCCGCCGAACGGGCCCCTCCTCCCCCGGGCCCAGTGGACCTTCGACGACCTCGACATCAGCCGCAACGAGGGCGTGGGCCGGTACCTCTGCCCCGTCCAGGGCGTCATCGCCGGGGGCTGCGGCGACCACTTCCACCCGTCGCTGCGGGGCCAGGGCAAGCTGGCCGACTCGGCCACCGCATCCTCCTACCAGTGGTCCGACGCCACCGCGCCGAGCGTCGGCCTCACCCCGTCCCCCGCGCCCCGCCCCGACGGCACCTTCCGGGGCCCGGTGACGGTCACCTTCTCGGGCGCGGACGCCTCGGGCCTGCGGGGCCAGGAGGTCCGGGTCCACCGGCCCGACGGCACCGTGACCCCGTGGTCCCCCTCCCCCGGCGGGGTCCACCCGCCGATCACCGTGTCGGGGCTGGGCACCACCCACGTCGAGGCCCGGTCCCTCGACCAGAACGGCAACCTGAGCGCCAGCAAGGTGCTGACCCTGGCCCTGACGGCCACCGCGCCGGGCGCCACCGGCACGCCCACGCTCGCCGCCGCCCCCGGGACCCTGGCGGTGACCTGGCCCGCCGTCGCCGACGACGGCGGCTCCCCCGTGACCGGCCACGAGGTGGAGGTCACCAGCGCAGGGGCCACCTCGGTCACGCCCGTCGGCCCCGCCGCCGCCGTCGACCTGCCCGTCCGCGACGGGCGCAGCTTCCGGGTGCGGGTGCGGGCCGTCAACGCCCAGGGCCCGGGCCCGTGGAGCGCACCCTCGGCGGTGGCCCTGCCCCCGCTGGCGTCACCCGCCACCTTCGTGGAGGGCCTCTACGCCGACCTCGCCCTCCGGCCCCCGACGGCGGAGGAGGTCGACGCCGGGCTGGCCGCGCTCGACCCCTCGTCGGGCCGTCCGGCCGACCTGGCCCGCGCCCTCCTCGGCGGGGCGGCGTGGGAGGGCACCCTCGCCCCCGTGGTCCGCCTGTACCGCGCCTCGTTCCTGCGCGTGCCCGACGCCGACGGCCTCGCCTACTGGGAGGGGCGGGCCCGCAGCGGCACGTCGGTGCGGTCGATGGCCGACTTCTTCACCCGCTCCCGCGAGTTCGTGGCCCGGTACGGTTCCCTCGGCGACCGGGAGTTCGTGCGCCGCGTCTACCTGAACGTCCTCGACCGCGAGCCCGACGCCACCGGCTGGGACTTCTGGACCGCCGAGCTGCAGAGCGGCCGGTGGAGCCGGGGCCGGATGATGACCTACTACGCGGAGTCGGCCGAGCACCGCATCAAGTCGGCCTCCCTGGTGACCCCCGTCGTCGTGTGGTGGGGCCTGCTCCAGCGGGTGCCGACGCCGGCCGAGGTGTCGACCGCGGCGACCTCCCTGGCCACCGACCCCACCGGCGTCACCCTGGTCGATGACGTGCTGGCCTCCCCCGAGTGGGTCGCCGCCACCACCTGAGCGCCGCCTGACTCGGGGCGGCCCCCAGGGCCGGTCCCCGGGCAGCCCGTAGACTCGCCCCCACACCGAGCCCCGGGAGCACCATGAGCACGCGCACGCCCCACAGCCCCTTCGTCGAGCGGAGCCCGGAGGAGGAGCGGGCCCACCGCAAGGCCCGCCTGGCCGCCGCATTCCGCATCTTCGGGCGGTTCGGGTTCGACGAGGGCGTGGCCGGCCACATCACCGCCCGCGACCCCGAGCGCGACGACCACTTCTGGGTCAACCCCTTCGGCATGAGCTTCAAGCAGATCCAGCCGTCGGACCTGATCCTCGTCGACCACGAGGGCGAGGTGGTCGAGGGGACCTGGCCGGTCAACCGGGCCGCCTTCGCCATCCACTCCCAGATCCACGCGGCCCGGCCCGACGTGGTCGCCGCGGCCCACTCCCACTCCCGCCACGGCCGGGCGTTCTCCACCCTCGGTCGCGAGCTCGAGCCCCTCACCCAGGACTCCTGCATCTTCTTCGAGGACCACGTCCTGTTCGACGACTACACCGGCGTGGTCAACGACCCGGCCGAGGGCAAGCGCATCGCCCACGCCCTGGGCGACCGCAAGGCGGCCATCCTGGCCAACCACGGGCTGCTCACCGTCGGTCGGTCCATCGAGGAGGCCGTGTTCTGGTTCGTCACCATGGAGCGCACGTGCGAGGTCGAGCTCACCGCCCGCGCCGCAGGGACCCCCCGACCCATCGACGCCGAGGTGGCCCGGGCCACGGCAGCCGAGATCGGCGGCGAGCTGGCCGGTTGGTTCAGCGCCCAGCCGCTCTTCGACTGGATCGAGCAGGTCGAGCCGGACCTGGCCGAGCCCGCCTGACCGGCCGCGCCGGCCCGGGCGGGCCGTCAGCTCGTCGTCAGCACCATGTTCACGCGGCGCGGCGGCTGGTCCGGCAGCGGCGAGGGGACGATCGAGACCGACAGCTGCTGGTCCGGCGTCGCGCCCCGCAGGATCACCGAGGTGCCGTCGGTGGAGCGCACGTCGGTGGTGGCGGGGAACCCGGCTGCGGCCATCTGGACCTTGACCACATCCGCGAGGGGCCCCGCCTCGGCGTCGGTCGCCCAGGACAGCACCCGTGTGCCGCCGTTCTCCACCGAGGCCGTGATGGTCGCCCCTGCCGGCGGGGCGAGGGCGGCCGGCCACCCCGGGGGCGGCTCCAGCGGCGCCGACGGGAGCCCGGGCCCCCCGGGCGTCGCCCCGCCGGGCACCACGCCCACGCCGGGCACGACGACCGTGGTCCCGGGGGCCTCGGGGATGGTCGAGGTGGGGACCGGGCCGGCCTCGTCGTCGCCGGTGACCACCTGCACCGCGGCCCAGGCCGCCGCCCCCGCCAGGGCCGGGATGGCGACCACGGCGAGGGCGAAGGCGAGGGCCCACCCGAGGGCGCGGTGGGGCTCGCCCGGTGCGACCGCCACCGTCTCCGGGGGCGGCGGGAGGGTGCGGGGCGCGCTCAGCCCGCCGCCCGGGTCAGGTTGTAGACGACCAGCACCGAGCCGAGGCTCGTGTCGCCGTAGTTGCTGGTGACGCTCACGGTGGCGTCGTGCTCGGGGCCGCTGGCGGTGGCGCTGGCCACCGTGCCCTCGGCCGCGTCGGTCACGGTGTCGGACTCGATGGTGTAGCCCGCCTGCTCCAGCTGGCCCTTGATGCCCGAGAAGACCTCGGCCACGTCGCCGTCGAGGGCGGCGGTGACGCCGAGGTCGTCGCCGCTCACCGTGGCCGAGGTGATCCGGGCGTCGGCGGGCGGGGCCAGCTCCGCAGGCCAGCCCTCGGGCAGCGCCGCCGAGCCGTCGGCGCTGGCGTCGATCGAGTTCCCGTCCTCGTCGGTGACGGCCACGTTGCCGTCGGCGTCGACGTTGGCGCTCACGCCGTCGCACTCGGCCCCCACCTGCTCGCCCGAGGCGTCGATGTCCTCGCAGCCGCTGGCCTTCTCCACCGCCTTCTCGGTGGCCTTCTCGGCGATCGCGCCGCAGCCGGCCCCCCCGACCACCAGGGCCAGCGCCACCGCGCCCGTCGCCATCGCCCGCGTCGTCCTCATCGTCCCGTCTCCTGTGTCGCGTCACCCGTTCCCCGGGTCGACCCATCATGGCCCCTCACCCGGAGGGGTGTCATGAGTGGTGGGTGCACAACGGGCGGGGTCCCCTCCCCCGTCGGCCCCCGCCCGCTCCCTGGTCGCGACCACCGGTGCTGGTAGCGTGTGGTCGCCGTTGACCCCGTGCGGGAGAGGCCCGACGTCGGGCCGCCGAAGGAGCAATCCCTCCCCGGAATCTCTCAGGCCCCAGGACCGCACGGGGGAGGCGACGCTGGAAAGAGGCCGGTCCGCCGGTCCACCGACGGTGCAAGCCCCCCGGGGTGAACCTCTCAGGTGCCGATGACAGCGTGGGGAGGACGTGACCTGCAGCGCCCGCCCGGGCGCCCGTCCCCCGGAGGCCCCATGTCCGACCGCACCGCCCTCGACCCGAGCGGGGCCTTCGCCTCCCGCCACATCGGCCCCGGCGACGACGACCAGGCGGCCATGCTGGACGCGCTCGGCTACGGGTCCCTGGAGGAGCTGGTCGACGACGCCGTGCCCGCCTCCATCCGGGAGGCCGCCCCCCTCGACCTGCCCGCGCCGGTGTCCGAGGCCGAGGCCCTGGCCCGCCTCCGCGACCTGGCCGGGCGCAACCAGGTGCTGACCTCGATGATCGGGCTCGGCTACCACGACACCGTCACCCCGCCGGTGATCCGGCGCTCGATCCTCGAGAACCCGGCCTGGTACACCGCCTACACCCCGTACCAGCCCGAGATCTCCCAGGGCCGGCTGGAGGCGCTGCTCAACTTCCAGACCCTGGTCACCGACCTCGCCGGCCTGGCCCTGGCCAACTCGTCCCTGCTCGACGAGGCCACCGCCGCAGCCGAGGCTCTGACCCTCTCGCGCCGGGCCTCGAAGGCGCCGGCCGGCGCCCCGTTCGTGGTCGACACCGCCTGCCACCCCCAGACCCTCGCCGTCGTGCGCACCCGGGCCGAGCCCCTCGGCATCCCGGTGGTCGAGGCCGACCTGGGCGCCGGGCTGCCCGAGGGTGACCTCTTCGGGGTGCTCGTCCAGTACCCCACGACCACCGGCCTGGTGCGCGACGACGCCGACCTGGTGGCGGCGGCCCACGAGCGCGGCGCCCTCGTGACCGTGGCCGCCGACCCCCTCGCCCTGTGCGTCCTCCGGGCCCCCGGGGAGATCGGCGCCGACGTGGTGGTCGGCTCGGCCCAGCGCTTCGGCGTGCCCATGGGCTTCGGCGGCCCCCACGCCGGCTACATGGCCGTGCGCGACGGCCTCCAGCGCTCGCTCCCGGGCCGGCTGGTGGGGGTCTCGATCGACGCCGACGGCGACCCCGCCCTCCGCCTCGCCCTGCAGACCCGCGAGCAGCACATCCGGCGGGAGAAGGCCACCAGCAACATCTGCACGGCCCAGGTCCTGCTGGCCGTCATCGCCTCGTCCTACGCGGTGTACCACGGCCCCGACGGGCTGACCGCCATCGCCGAGCGGGTGCACCGCGCCGCCCGGACCCTCGACCGGGGCCTCCGGGCCGCCGGCGTCGAGGTCGTCCACGACAACTACTTCGACACGGTCTGCGCCCGCGTGCCGGGCCGGGCCGACGAGGTGGTGGCTGCGGCCCTGGCCGCCGGCGTGAACCTGCGCCGGGTCGACGAGGACCACGTGGCCGCCTCGGTGGACGAGGTCACGACCGCCGCCCACCTCGACGCCGTGCTCGATGCCTTCGGGGCCGAGGCCGACGCCGCCGGCCTCGGCGCGGAGCTGGACGACGCCCCCGCCGTCGCCGCCGGCCTGGCCCGGACCACGCCGTTCTGCACCCACCCGGTGTTCTCCTCCCACCACTCCGAGACGGCCATGCTCCGCTACCTGCGGCGCCTGGCCGACCGCGACGTGGCCCTCGACCGCTCCATGATCCCGCTGGGCTCGTGCACCATGAAGCTCAACGCCGCGGCCGAGATGGAGCCCATCACCTGGCCCGGGTTCGCCGGGCTCCACCCCTTCGCCCCCCTCGACCAGAGCGAGGGCTACCGGGAGCTGATCGCCGACCTCGAGCGCTGGCTGGTCGAGGTCACCGGCTACGGCGCCGTCTCGCTGCAGCCCAACGCGGGCAGCCAGGGCGAGCTGGCCGGGCTCCTGGCCATCGCCGCCTACCACCGCTCGCGGGGCGACGAGGACCGCGACGTGTGCCTGATCCCGTCGTCGGCCCACGGCACCAACGCGGCCAGCGCGGTGATGGCCGGCATGCGCGTCGTGGTCGTGGCCTGCGACGACCAGGGCAACGTCGACCTCGACGACCTGCGGGCCAAGGTGGCCGAGGCCGAGGGCGCCATCGCCGCCCTGATGGTGACCTACCCCTCGACCCACGGCGTGTTCGAGGAGGCCATCGGCGAGATCTGCGACGTCGTCCACGAGGCCGGCGGGCAGGTGTACCTCGACGGCGCCAACCTCAACGCCATGGTCGGCCTGGCCCGGCCCGGTCGCTTCGGGGCCGACGTGAGCCACCTCAACCTGCACAAGACCTTCTGCATCCCCCACGGCGGCGGCGGCCCCGGCGTGGGCCCGGTGGCGGTCGGGTCCCACCTCGCCCCCTTCCTGCCGTCGCACCCGCTGGTCCCCGAGTGCGGGCCCGGCGACACCTCCCCCGGCCCGGTGGCCGCGGCCCCGTGGGGGTCGGCCGGCATCCTGCCCATCCCCTGGGCCTACGTGCGGATGATGGGCGGCGAGGGGCTGCGACGGGCCACGCAGGTGGCCATCCTCAACGCCAACCAC
Above is a window of Iamia majanohamensis DNA encoding:
- a CDS encoding DUF4214 domain-containing protein; amino-acid sequence: MGRSRRAATLVAALGLALTGVVALAPAPAGAAGPPPPTPTPARVGPPTSMAALGDSITQATGTGQLAEENPKNSWSTGWEVSSVRARLGIPTGSAQNLSANGARMGDADAQVLTGRDGQALRPGTQYVTIEMGGNDLCRDSVAEMTSTATYRTQLEQALAAIRSRAPEALVHVMSVPDIYNLWYIRGAPQNGTYHPEPESDQAGGLNGARFYWGQSFFPCRSLLAEPDSYSQADRARRAAVRQRTMDYNAALRAECAEWLRCRYDDDRLFDLTSNRASPPNGPLLPRAQWTFDDLDISRNEGVGRYLCPVQGVIAGGCGDHFHPSLRGQGKLADSATASSYQWSDATAPSVGLTPSPAPRPDGTFRGPVTVTFSGADASGLRGQEVRVHRPDGTVTPWSPSPGGVHPPITVSGLGTTHVEARSLDQNGNLSASKVLTLALTATAPGATGTPTLAAAPGTLAVTWPAVADDGGSPVTGHEVEVTSAGATSVTPVGPAAAVDLPVRDGRSFRVRVRAVNAQGPGPWSAPSAVALPPLASPATFVEGLYADLALRPPTAEEVDAGLAALDPSSGRPADLARALLGGAAWEGTLAPVVRLYRASFLRVPDADGLAYWEGRARSGTSVRSMADFFTRSREFVARYGSLGDREFVRRVYLNVLDREPDATGWDFWTAELQSGRWSRGRMMTYYAESAEHRIKSASLVTPVVVWWGLLQRVPTPAEVSTAATSLATDPTGVTLVDDVLASPEWVAATT
- a CDS encoding class II aldolase/adducin family protein yields the protein MSTRTPHSPFVERSPEEERAHRKARLAAAFRIFGRFGFDEGVAGHITARDPERDDHFWVNPFGMSFKQIQPSDLILVDHEGEVVEGTWPVNRAAFAIHSQIHAARPDVVAAAHSHSRHGRAFSTLGRELEPLTQDSCIFFEDHVLFDDYTGVVNDPAEGKRIAHALGDRKAAILANHGLLTVGRSIEEAVFWFVTMERTCEVELTARAAGTPRPIDAEVARATAAEIGGELAGWFSAQPLFDWIEQVEPDLAEPA
- the gcvP gene encoding aminomethyl-transferring glycine dehydrogenase, producing the protein MSDRTALDPSGAFASRHIGPGDDDQAAMLDALGYGSLEELVDDAVPASIREAAPLDLPAPVSEAEALARLRDLAGRNQVLTSMIGLGYHDTVTPPVIRRSILENPAWYTAYTPYQPEISQGRLEALLNFQTLVTDLAGLALANSSLLDEATAAAEALTLSRRASKAPAGAPFVVDTACHPQTLAVVRTRAEPLGIPVVEADLGAGLPEGDLFGVLVQYPTTTGLVRDDADLVAAAHERGALVTVAADPLALCVLRAPGEIGADVVVGSAQRFGVPMGFGGPHAGYMAVRDGLQRSLPGRLVGVSIDADGDPALRLALQTREQHIRREKATSNICTAQVLLAVIASSYAVYHGPDGLTAIAERVHRAARTLDRGLRAAGVEVVHDNYFDTVCARVPGRADEVVAAALAAGVNLRRVDEDHVAASVDEVTTAAHLDAVLDAFGAEADAAGLGAELDDAPAVAAGLARTTPFCTHPVFSSHHSETAMLRYLRRLADRDVALDRSMIPLGSCTMKLNAAAEMEPITWPGFAGLHPFAPLDQSEGYRELIADLERWLVEVTGYGAVSLQPNAGSQGELAGLLAIAAYHRSRGDEDRDVCLIPSSAHGTNAASAVMAGMRVVVVACDDQGNVDLDDLRAKVAEAEGAIAALMVTYPSTHGVFEEAIGEICDVVHEAGGQVYLDGANLNAMVGLARPGRFGADVSHLNLHKTFCIPHGGGGPGVGPVAVGSHLAPFLPSHPLVPECGPGDTSPGPVAAAPWGSAGILPIPWAYVRMMGGEGLRRATQVAILNANHVARRLADHYPVLYAGRNGLVAHECILDIRPLTKATGITVDDIAKRLIDHGFHAPTMSFPVAGTLMVEPTESEDRAELDRFCDALIAIREEVDTQPDLLRGAPWTASAVLADEWEHPFTRAEAAFPGTVSRADKYWPPVRRIDGGHGDRNLVCSCPPMEELVDQQP